From one Salmo salar chromosome ssa09, Ssal_v3.1, whole genome shotgun sequence genomic stretch:
- the LOC106610749 gene encoding zinc finger protein OZF isoform X1: MDCEDSASMSLPHHPDPERTESLGPDCNGGTLALLLEDCINLLGPNAESMKLEEDCEDISSLSLPHQHEPNIPLKWVTVLLEDCRKSLSPGCNSGAQWTLLPLKRVRVQVEDCRKKLGPNAQSIQVEVVDSRGSTYPAQDPLPHTGVKPHQHGELGENSSASTEHREISAPGELGENSSATDLKLKDADKTKRPHHCSQCGKSFKTSNDLKVHQRIHTGEKPYHCPYCGKDFAQLGYFNVHLRQHTGEKPYQCSECDQCFSRPDSFKLHQKVHMKNHAEKKPYYCSDCGKNFSQVSYFKIHQRIHTGEKPFHCSGCEKCFTTSAELKLHERVHSGVKPHPCADCGKSFSVLSRLRRHQLTHTGEKPFSCQQCGKGFPEKFSLQTHQQIHIGEKAFNCSDCGKSFTLKRYLTIHQRSHTGQKPYKCSVCGKEFARGSNFIAHQRVHTGEKPYSCSFCEKRCYTSTDLKIHQRMHTGEKPFPCPDCEKRFSAKVQLTAHQRVHTGELPYSCSECGRGYPHLQSLKYHREKQHKLKISPLKKKTKKSTMK, from the exons GATTGTGAGGACAGTGCCAGCATGTCTCTTCCCCACCACCCTGATCCCGAACGTACAgagtcactgggtcctgattgtaACGGTGGAACTCTTGCATTGTTGCTGGAAGACTGCATTAATCTGCTGGGGCCAAATGCAGAGTCTATGAAACTGGAGGAG GATTGTGAGGACATTTCCAGCCTGTCTCTTCCCCACCAACATGAGCCCAATATCCCCCTCAAGTGGGTAACAGTACTGCTGGAAGACTGCAGGAAATCACTGAGTCCTGGGTGTAACAGTGGAGCTCAGTGGACACTACTGCCTCTCAAGAGAGTTAGAGTACAGGTGGAGGACTGCAGGAAGAAGCTGGGGCCAAATGCACAATCTATACAAGTTGAGGTTGTTGATAGCAGAGGATCAACTTATCCAG CCCAAGACCCTCTCCCTCACACAGGTGTAAAGCCCCACCAACATGGAGAGCTTGGAGAGAATTCATCTGCATCAACCGAACATAGAGAGATCTCTGCTCCAGGAGAGCTTGGCGAGAACTCATCTGCAACAGATCTTAAACTAAAGGATGCCGACAAAACAAAAAGACCTcaccactgctctcagtgtggtaAGAGTTTCAAAACATCAAATGATCTAAAAGTACATcagagaattcacactggagagaagccttaccactgcccTTATTGTGGGAAGGATTTTGCTCAGCTTGGTTATTTTAATGTGCACCTGCGACAGCACactggagaaaagccttaccaatGCTCTGAATGTGATCAATGTTTTTCACGTCCTGACAGTTTTAAATTACACCAAAAAGTTCACATGAAAAATCATGCTGAAAAGAAGCCTTACTACtgttctgactgtggaaagaattTCTCTCAGGTGAGTTACTTTAAGATACACCAACGAATTCACACTGGAGAAAAACCCTTCCACTGCTCTGGCTGCGAGAAGTGCTTTACTACATCAGCTGAATTGAAATTGCATGAGCGGGTACATTCAGGAGTTAAACCTCACCCCTgtgctgactgtgggaagagtttttctgtACTTTCTCGATTACGAAGACATCAACTTACACATACTGGAGAAAAACCTTTCTCCTGTCAACAGTGTGGAAAAGGTTTCCCTGAGAAATTTAGTTTACAAACACACCAGCAAATACACATAGGAGAGAAGGCTTTtaactgctctgactgtgggaagagttttaccttAAAACGTTACTTAACAATTCATCAAAGATCACACACTGGACAGAAACCGTACAAATGCTCTGTCTGTGGGAAGGAATTTGCACGAGGCAGCAACTTCATAGCACACCAGCGAGTACATACTGGAGAGAAGCCATACTCCTGCTCCTTTTGTGAGAAACGATGCTATACATCAACTGATCtaaaaattcatcagagaatgcacacaggagagaaaccattcccTTGCCCTGATTGTGAAAAACGCTTCAGTGCAAAAGTTCAACTAACAGCTCATCAGAGAGTGCACACAGGCGAGTTGCCTTACTCATGCAGTGAATGTGGGAGGGGCTACCCACACCTGCAAAGTTTGAAGTACCACCGGGAAAAACAACACAAATTGAAAATCTCACCACTGAAGAAGAAGACTAAGAAGAGCACAATGAAATAA
- the LOC106610749 gene encoding uncharacterized protein isoform X2 encodes MDCEDSASMSLPHHPDPERTESLGPDCNGGTLALLLEDCINLLGPNAESMKLEEDCEDISSLSLPHQHEPNIPLKWVTVLLEDCRKSLSPGCNSGAQWTLLPLKRVRVQVEDCRKKLGPNAQSIQVEVVDSRGSTYPAQDPLPHTGVKPHQHGELGENSSASTEHREISAPGELGENSSATDLKLKDADKTKRPHHCSQCGGSVRHRASFPETSPGLSYFNRDSPIAQEDKMVSSCV; translated from the exons GATTGTGAGGACAGTGCCAGCATGTCTCTTCCCCACCACCCTGATCCCGAACGTACAgagtcactgggtcctgattgtaACGGTGGAACTCTTGCATTGTTGCTGGAAGACTGCATTAATCTGCTGGGGCCAAATGCAGAGTCTATGAAACTGGAGGAG GATTGTGAGGACATTTCCAGCCTGTCTCTTCCCCACCAACATGAGCCCAATATCCCCCTCAAGTGGGTAACAGTACTGCTGGAAGACTGCAGGAAATCACTGAGTCCTGGGTGTAACAGTGGAGCTCAGTGGACACTACTGCCTCTCAAGAGAGTTAGAGTACAGGTGGAGGACTGCAGGAAGAAGCTGGGGCCAAATGCACAATCTATACAAGTTGAGGTTGTTGATAGCAGAGGATCAACTTATCCAG CCCAAGACCCTCTCCCTCACACAGGTGTAAAGCCCCACCAACATGGAGAGCTTGGAGAGAATTCATCTGCATCAACCGAACATAGAGAGATCTCTGCTCCAGGAGAGCTTGGCGAGAACTCATCTGCAACAGATCTTAAACTAAAGGATGCCGACAAAACAAAAAGACCTcaccactgctctcagtgtg GTGGCAGTGTACGACacagggccagtttcccagaaACTAGTCCCGGATTAAGCTATTTCAACAGAGATTCTCCCATTGCGCAAGAG GATAAGATGGTTTCTTCCTGTGTTTGA